The Maylandia zebra isolate NMK-2024a linkage group LG7, Mzebra_GT3a, whole genome shotgun sequence genome contains a region encoding:
- the gsna gene encoding gelsolin a isoform X1, which yields MAAHHPEFERAGQQPGLQVWRVENFDLVPVPENLRGGFYTGDAYLILNTIKQRSGSLQYDLHFWLGDFCTQDESGSAAIFTVQMDDFLGGKPIQYREVQGHESKTFLGYFKSGIKYMKGGVASGFKHVVTNEVSVQRVLQIKGRRVVRATEVPVSWDSFNTGDCFILDLGDEIYQWCGSQSNRFEKLKATQVAKGIRDNERSGRSRVYVCDEGVEREKMIEVLGPKPDLPAGDSDDIKADASNRMRAKLYKVSNATGAMSITLVAAENPFAQSTLESGDCFILDHGSDGKIFLWKGKDANMEERKAAMKAADEFIKKMGYPKHTQVQILPEMGETPLFKQFFKDWRDKDETVGLGVAYIANSIAKIEKVPFDAATLHESSAMAAQHGMVDDGSGEKQIWRIEGSDKVPVDPSTYGQFYGGDSYIILYNYSHGGRQGHIIYMWQGADSSQDEIGASAILGAQLDEELGGGPVQVVGAPITTQVRVVQGKEPAHLMSLFGGKPMIVYKGGTSREGGQSAPAETRLFQVRSNSAGHTRAVELDVQASNLNSNDAFILVTPGNSFLWVGVGASDTEKQGAQQLCDILGVSVSELSEGGESDQFWEALGGKTEYRTSTRLKDKMDAHPPRLFACSNKTGNFIIEEVPGEMTQDDLATDDVMILDTWEQVFVWIGNEAQEEEKTEAMASAVRYIETDPAKRDPRTPIVKIKQGFEPPTFTGWFLGWDYDYWTTDPLERAMAELNI from the exons ATGGCAGCGCACCACCCAGAATTTGAGCGAGCTGGACAGCAGCCAGGCCTCCAGGTGTGGAGGGTGGAGAACTTTGACCTGGTGCCTGTCCCTGAGAACCTGCGCGGGGGATTTTACACCGGAGATGCTTACCTCATCCTCAATACTATCAAACAGCGCTCCGGGAGCCTGCAGTACGACCTCCACTTCTGGTTGG GTGATTTCTGCACCCAGGATGAGAGCGGCTCAGCAGCCATCTTTACGGTCCAAATGGACGATTTCCTCGGGGGGAAACCCATCCAGTACCGTGAGGTGCAGGGACACGAGTCCAAAACCTTTCTGGGCTACTTCAAGTCTGGAATCAAATACATG AAAGGAGGCGTGGCATCTGGTTTCAAGCACGTTGTCACCAATGAGGTGTCGGTGCAGCGAGTGCTCCAGATTAAAGGACGCCGCGTGGTCAGGGCAACGGAGGTGCCGGTCAGCTGGGACAGCTTCAACACGGGAGACTGTTTCATCCTGGACCTGGGAGAT GAGATTTACCAGTGGTGTGGCTCCCAGAGCAACCGCTTTGAGAAGCTGAAGGCTACTCAGGTTGCCAAGGGGATCCGTGATAATGAGCGCAGTGGGAGGTCTCGAGTTTATGTCTGTGATGAGGgggtggagagagagaagatGATAGAG GTGTTAGGTCCCAAACCAGATCTACCAGCTGGAGACTCGGATGACATCAAAGCTGATGCTTCAAACAGGATGAGGGCTAAACTCTACAAG GTGTCCAATGCTACCGGAGCCATGTCGATTACTCTCGTGGCAGCAGAGAACCCTTTCGCTCAGAGCACCCTGGAGTCTGGTGACTGCTTTATCCTGGACCACGGCTCTGATGGAAAGATCTTTCTCTGGAAAG gCAAAGACGCCAACATGGAAGAGCGGAAAGCAGCGATGAAGGCAGCAGACGAATTCATCAAGAAGATGGGttaccccaaacacacacaggtccAGATCCTGCCTGAGATGGGCGAGACGCCGCTCTTCAAGCAGTTCTTCAAAGACTGGCGCGATAAAGATGAGACTGTGGGCCTGGGTGTGGCCTACATCGCTAACAGCATCGCAAAGATTGAGAAGGTGCCTTTCGATGCCGCCACCCTACATGAATCCTCCGCCATGGCCGCCCAGCATGGCATGGTGGACGATGGCAGCGGAGAGAAACAG ATCTGGCGTATAGAGGGATCTGACAAAGTCCCAGTGGATCCATCCACTTATGGACAGTTCTATGGAGGAGACAGCTACATCATCCTTTACAACTACTCTCATGGAGGGCGCCAGGGACACATCATCTACATGTG GCAGGGAGCAGACTCCAGTCAGGATGAAATTGGGGCTTCTGCGATCCTCGGCgcacagctggatgaagaactCGGCGGCGGTCCTGTGCAG GTTGTTGGCGCTCCTATAACCACTCAG GTGAGGGTGGTGCAGGGGAAAGAGCCGGCCCATTTGATGAGTCTGTTTGGAGGAAAGCCCATGATTGTGTACAAGGGAGGAACGTCCAGAGAAGGAGGTCAGTCCGCTCCAGCTGAGACTCGACTCTTCCAGGTGCGCTCCAACTCTGCAGGACACACACGAGCTGTGGAG CTTGACGTGCAGGCATCAAACCTAAACTCCAATGATGCTTTTATTCTGGTGACCCCCGGCAACTCCTTCCTGTGGGTGGGAGTGGGTGCCAGCGACACAGAGAAGCAGGGAGCTCAGCAGCTGTGTGACATCCTGGGCGTGTCTGTCTCCGAGCTGTCCGAGGGAGGAGAGAGCG ATCAGTTCTGGGAGGCTCTGGGTGGAAAGACGGAGTATCGCACCTCCACTAGACTCAAGGACAAGATGGATGCTCATCCACCCCGTCTCTTTGCTTGTTCCAATAAGACTGGAAACTTTATA atTGAGGAGGTACCAGGTGAGATGACCCAAGATGACCTTGccactgatgatgtcatgatctTGGACACCTGGGAGCAG gTGTTTGTCTGGATTGGAAATGAGGCCcaagaggaggagaagactgAAGCTATGGCATCTG CGGTCCGTTACATCGAGACAGATCCGGCCAAGAGAGACCCGAGGACGCCCATTGTCAAAATCAAGCAGGGCTTCGAGCCGCCCACGTTCACTGGCTGGTTCCTGGGCTGGGACTACGACTACTGGACCACCGACCCTCTGGAGCGCGCTATGGCTGAACTGAACATCTGA
- the gsna gene encoding gelsolin a isoform X2, translating into MAAHHPEFERAGQQPGLQVWRVENFDLVPVPENLRGGFYTGDAYLILNTIKQRSGSLQYDLHFWLGDFCTQDESGSAAIFTVQMDDFLGGKPIQYREVQGHESKTFLGYFKSGIKYMKGGVASGFKHVVTNEVSVQRVLQIKGRRVVRATEVPVSWDSFNTGDCFILDLGDEIYQWCGSQSNRFEKLKATQVAKGIRDNERSGRSRVYVCDEGVEREKMIEVLGPKPDLPAGDSDDIKADASNRMRAKLYKVSNATGAMSITLVAAENPFAQSTLESGDCFILDHGSDGKIFLWKGKDANMEERKAAMKAADEFIKKMGYPKHTQVQILPEMGETPLFKQFFKDWRDKDETVGLGVAYIANSIAKIEKVPFDAATLHESSAMAAQHGMVDDGSGEKQIWRIEGSDKVPVDPSTYGQFYGGDSYIILYNYSHGGRQGHIIYMWQGADSSQDEIGASAILGAQLDEELGGGPVQVRVVQGKEPAHLMSLFGGKPMIVYKGGTSREGGQSAPAETRLFQVRSNSAGHTRAVELDVQASNLNSNDAFILVTPGNSFLWVGVGASDTEKQGAQQLCDILGVSVSELSEGGESDQFWEALGGKTEYRTSTRLKDKMDAHPPRLFACSNKTGNFIIEEVPGEMTQDDLATDDVMILDTWEQVFVWIGNEAQEEEKTEAMASAVRYIETDPAKRDPRTPIVKIKQGFEPPTFTGWFLGWDYDYWTTDPLERAMAELNI; encoded by the exons ATGGCAGCGCACCACCCAGAATTTGAGCGAGCTGGACAGCAGCCAGGCCTCCAGGTGTGGAGGGTGGAGAACTTTGACCTGGTGCCTGTCCCTGAGAACCTGCGCGGGGGATTTTACACCGGAGATGCTTACCTCATCCTCAATACTATCAAACAGCGCTCCGGGAGCCTGCAGTACGACCTCCACTTCTGGTTGG GTGATTTCTGCACCCAGGATGAGAGCGGCTCAGCAGCCATCTTTACGGTCCAAATGGACGATTTCCTCGGGGGGAAACCCATCCAGTACCGTGAGGTGCAGGGACACGAGTCCAAAACCTTTCTGGGCTACTTCAAGTCTGGAATCAAATACATG AAAGGAGGCGTGGCATCTGGTTTCAAGCACGTTGTCACCAATGAGGTGTCGGTGCAGCGAGTGCTCCAGATTAAAGGACGCCGCGTGGTCAGGGCAACGGAGGTGCCGGTCAGCTGGGACAGCTTCAACACGGGAGACTGTTTCATCCTGGACCTGGGAGAT GAGATTTACCAGTGGTGTGGCTCCCAGAGCAACCGCTTTGAGAAGCTGAAGGCTACTCAGGTTGCCAAGGGGATCCGTGATAATGAGCGCAGTGGGAGGTCTCGAGTTTATGTCTGTGATGAGGgggtggagagagagaagatGATAGAG GTGTTAGGTCCCAAACCAGATCTACCAGCTGGAGACTCGGATGACATCAAAGCTGATGCTTCAAACAGGATGAGGGCTAAACTCTACAAG GTGTCCAATGCTACCGGAGCCATGTCGATTACTCTCGTGGCAGCAGAGAACCCTTTCGCTCAGAGCACCCTGGAGTCTGGTGACTGCTTTATCCTGGACCACGGCTCTGATGGAAAGATCTTTCTCTGGAAAG gCAAAGACGCCAACATGGAAGAGCGGAAAGCAGCGATGAAGGCAGCAGACGAATTCATCAAGAAGATGGGttaccccaaacacacacaggtccAGATCCTGCCTGAGATGGGCGAGACGCCGCTCTTCAAGCAGTTCTTCAAAGACTGGCGCGATAAAGATGAGACTGTGGGCCTGGGTGTGGCCTACATCGCTAACAGCATCGCAAAGATTGAGAAGGTGCCTTTCGATGCCGCCACCCTACATGAATCCTCCGCCATGGCCGCCCAGCATGGCATGGTGGACGATGGCAGCGGAGAGAAACAG ATCTGGCGTATAGAGGGATCTGACAAAGTCCCAGTGGATCCATCCACTTATGGACAGTTCTATGGAGGAGACAGCTACATCATCCTTTACAACTACTCTCATGGAGGGCGCCAGGGACACATCATCTACATGTG GCAGGGAGCAGACTCCAGTCAGGATGAAATTGGGGCTTCTGCGATCCTCGGCgcacagctggatgaagaactCGGCGGCGGTCCTGTGCAG GTGAGGGTGGTGCAGGGGAAAGAGCCGGCCCATTTGATGAGTCTGTTTGGAGGAAAGCCCATGATTGTGTACAAGGGAGGAACGTCCAGAGAAGGAGGTCAGTCCGCTCCAGCTGAGACTCGACTCTTCCAGGTGCGCTCCAACTCTGCAGGACACACACGAGCTGTGGAG CTTGACGTGCAGGCATCAAACCTAAACTCCAATGATGCTTTTATTCTGGTGACCCCCGGCAACTCCTTCCTGTGGGTGGGAGTGGGTGCCAGCGACACAGAGAAGCAGGGAGCTCAGCAGCTGTGTGACATCCTGGGCGTGTCTGTCTCCGAGCTGTCCGAGGGAGGAGAGAGCG ATCAGTTCTGGGAGGCTCTGGGTGGAAAGACGGAGTATCGCACCTCCACTAGACTCAAGGACAAGATGGATGCTCATCCACCCCGTCTCTTTGCTTGTTCCAATAAGACTGGAAACTTTATA atTGAGGAGGTACCAGGTGAGATGACCCAAGATGACCTTGccactgatgatgtcatgatctTGGACACCTGGGAGCAG gTGTTTGTCTGGATTGGAAATGAGGCCcaagaggaggagaagactgAAGCTATGGCATCTG CGGTCCGTTACATCGAGACAGATCCGGCCAAGAGAGACCCGAGGACGCCCATTGTCAAAATCAAGCAGGGCTTCGAGCCGCCCACGTTCACTGGCTGGTTCCTGGGCTGGGACTACGACTACTGGACCACCGACCCTCTGGAGCGCGCTATGGCTGAACTGAACATCTGA